The genomic DNA GCGGAGGAGATCGCGTCGCTCATCGGCGGAGACCCCGCGGACGTCCTCAAGGTCTCCGGCAAGACGGGCGTGGGCGTGGAGCCGCTGCTCGACAAGATCGTCCGTGACATCCCCGCCCCGGTCGGCGACCCGGACGCCCCGGCGCGTGCCATGATCTTCGACTCGGTGTACGACACGTACCGCGGCGTTGTGACGTACGTGCGCGTCGTCGACGGTTCCCTGAGCCCCCGCGAGCGGATTGTCATGATGTCCACCCGCGCCACGCACGAGCTCCTGGAGATCGGCGTCGTCTCCCCGGAGCCGATCCCCACCCAGGGCCTCGGCGTCGGCGAGGTGGGATACCTCATCACTGGCGTGAAGGACGTGCGCCAGTCCAAGGTGGGCGACACGGTCACGAACTTCGCCAAGCCCGCCGAGGACACGCTTGCCGGCTACGAGGACCCCAAGCCCATGGTCTTCTCGGGCCTGTACCCCCTGGACGGCACGGACTACCCGGTGCTCCGCGACGCGCTGGACAAGCTCAAGCTCAACGACGCGGCCCTCGTGTACGAGCCGGAGACGAGTGCTGCGCTCGGGTTCGGCTTCCGTGTCGGCTTCCTTGGGCTGCTCCACCTGGAGATCGTCCGCGAGCGGCTCGAGCGCGAGTTCAACCTTGACCTCATCTCGACGGCGCCCAACGTCGTCTACGAGGTGGAGCTCGAGGACCGCTCGCGCGTCGTCGTCACCAACCCCTCGGAGTTCCCCTCCGGGAAGGTGACGGAGGTCAAGGAGCCGATGGTCTCGGCGACCATCCTCGCGCCCAATGAGTTCGTGGGGGCCATCATGGAGCTGTGCCAGTCCCGTCGCGGCCAGTTGAAGGGCATGGACTACCTCTCGGAGGAGCGCGTGGAGATCCGCTACTGGCTCCCGCTCGCCGAGATCGTCTTCGACTTCTTCGACGTGCTCAAGTCC from Falsarthrobacter nasiphocae includes the following:
- the lepA gene encoding translation elongation factor 4, which produces MSPKALNALTPAQTPAELIRNFCIIAHIDHGKSTLADRMLQFTGVVQPRDMKAQYLDRMDIERERGITIKSQAVRMPWELDDTTYALNMIDTPGHVDFTYEVSRSLAACEGAVLLVDAAQGIEAQTLANLYLAMENELTIIPVLNKIDLPAAQPEKYAEEIASLIGGDPADVLKVSGKTGVGVEPLLDKIVRDIPAPVGDPDAPARAMIFDSVYDTYRGVVTYVRVVDGSLSPRERIVMMSTRATHELLEIGVVSPEPIPTQGLGVGEVGYLITGVKDVRQSKVGDTVTNFAKPAEDTLAGYEDPKPMVFSGLYPLDGTDYPVLRDALDKLKLNDAALVYEPETSAALGFGFRVGFLGLLHLEIVRERLEREFNLDLISTAPNVVYEVELEDRSRVVVTNPSEFPSGKVTEVKEPMVSATILAPNEFVGAIMELCQSRRGQLKGMDYLSEERVEIRYWLPLAEIVFDFFDVLKSRTRGYASLDWKADGEQVADLVKVDILLQGEQVDAFSAITHRDKAYAYGTRLTAKLRELIPRQQFEVPIQAAIGSRIIARENIRAIRKDVLAKCYGGDISRKRKLLEKQKEGKKRMKMVGRVEVPQEAFIAALSSDESKDSKDKKK